GCAACAGTGGTTGCTTTGTCTGTCTCGGGTTGGTATTTTTCTGGAAAAGAAAGGAGACCTAACAAGATGGAGGGCAGCATGTgtttcaaatataaatacagcTATGTATTTACTATAAACACAGAATGCTCTCAGGCCGTGCCAGATCTGGGTGTTGTTACAGAGTCGCTcgctctcccacacacacacacacacacaagtttcaACACTCAATCATGCacttcctacacacacacacaaacacacacatacagcaaaaGCATTTGGATCAGTGACAGGCaacttcattttaaacaaacacacagcaaacattAACCTTTAACAGTTTCAGGCTCAGGGAAAGGCGGGCAAACTGGGACACTAGGAGAAATCTGCAACTTTGCCTCTCAGCCGGtttgttcagcagctgctggccTCCCCTGTCTTTTTTTGCCTTATATGGTCACAAGAGTGGttgagtaagagagagagacagcgggAGTGAGGATGGAGGTGTGGTCTATTGTTTTTGGCGGAAGAGGTGTAGGGTTACGTGCTGTTCTTGAACCTTTGGAGCTTGTCGTCATCTATTCAGTCACTTTTTTCCTCTGTCTGAAGGCAGACAAAGAGGATGAGCAGACAACAtgggtgactgtgtgtgtgtgtgtgggggcagTGTTCACGTGTGAATCCTGAGGCCTAGAGATCAGTCACTTATTACTGCTGAGAAGCAGACAGAACAGGCAGAAAGTGGTTAAAATGGCAGATCATTAACAAAAGGTGCTGTCATGCAGTCCCAGACATCTCAAAACTATGCAGGAATGTCTTTCATCCAGCACACAACAATTGCGTTAGTACACCTGCTTATGTAATGCTAGTGGAATTCCCCCTATTCAAAAAGCCCCGGGTCTCTGCCTCTGGTTGCTTGCTACTGAGCAGCTCTGCATGAGTACACCATCATCTGCGATGATCTAATCCGAGCCAGGACCACTGAAAGTGCAGATGGAACATGTCAAATGATGTGCACTTAATAAGCAGTCTGGAGGCCCTCTGTCAGCTGTGGGCTCTGTAATGACATGCCAGGATGGGAAGGCAGGCAGGGCTGGGAATGTGTTTCGGTTAGTGAGTGGTTAGGATATGATGACATGATGACTGGAGGGACTCTGACTGCAGGTGCTCTCCTGTCTCCTTCAGCCTCATTTACTTGCCTTAATCCTaacacccccccacccacccacccacacacacattcattaattatttataatatcAAGTGATAACACACCAATTTATTACTTTCACTTTTACAATTAGATGCTTTTACAATCAGGTCTACATGGTGGAGAGGAGTTTGTTTGGCTCAGGTCCTATCGATGTCCTCTTGGATCCTTTCTGTTCAGaactttgtcatcatgattgtccatgctgtaattttattatgttggtctattccttacacacaacaaatattgcatgtctgtccaacCTGGGAGAGGgaccctcctctgttgctcttcctgaggtttcttccacccccccccctttaaaaaagttttttttgtggACTTTTCCCATTCGAAACGAGAGTCTAAGGACggagggtgtcatatgctgtacagtttgtgaagccccttgaggcaaatttgtgatattgggctatataaataaaattgactgaCAACCATAGCAACTTCCAAACAAGCAGACAGCCCTAGAAGTCAGAAATCTACAGTACAGTGGGGGTCTGAGGCCCCACACTGCGCTGGTGTGATGTTCACACCATTCAAAGGGCTGGAATCACACGCATTCGGACTGGCGAGAGACAGGcagatgaaactgaaaatgagagGTTGAATGGGGCAGCCAACTGTGTGCTGGAGGATCAGAGTCTGTCTGGCTACAGCGTATGTTGACACCGACTctgatggaggagagaaaaggtgCTCTGGTGGAGAATTTCTGGTCAGGTGCAAAACACAAGACATAAAGTCAAGATTAGAGAGAAAGAAGGCAGACGCTGTTAATTTTGGAGGATGACAGAAGGGAGGTAATTTAAAAGGGCAACCATAAGTGGAGGGCGATGAGAAGGCGTTTCGGTTACACTGATGACAAGGTTGTGACAGCATGAATAACACCTACATGCTCAGGCAGAAGGCAAGAGATGGGGGACACACAACCCTACACGTTATTacagaaattaaaacatttcaagcTCATCATTCTAACAGTGTTTTAGACTTAAAAACTTTTCCTCCCCTTAAACTCCTACAGCCTCGCCAACATCCCACCAGCAGCCCATTTCTGCATCCTTCCAGCGCTGTCAAAAAAAACCAGCACAGGGAAAGTGCATAACTTAAATATTGCATCAGTGTTACTGGACAATAAAGCTATAACCCGTGTCTTTTGTTTCCAaccacagacaaaaacacaattcaaatACAGAACATCTTTTGACTCCTTTATTACTTCAGTTGGTCGTGTTTCCGGTACATAGAGTTCATTTCAgtaataaactaaattaaactcATATTTGCAATTCCTGCTTGACTTTCacagtcagagacacacacactcacacacagtaccatacacacacacacacacacatcttcctTTCTCATATTATTAGGCATAATGGTGTACAATGACCATGTGAGGCTTTGCGATGTTAGAGAAACGCCACCCTCGTGTGGACAAAAGCAGGAACTACACATAACAGTATCACAAACCTCATTCAGTATTGTCAGGTTTTAAGTTAAATCCTTTCCACCACTAAAACTAGAATTGTTCATCCCTCATGTTATACAATATAAGTGCAGTACAGCTGTGTATTTTCAATTCTACAGACTTTTACCGCAAACTATTACACACCAGCTCAGCTGCTCTAGTAGTAAGAATAGAGCCATGGAGCCGTCACATTATAGAGGAGAAACTGAACCGCTGCAAAATGGAGCAGGGCAAGAACTAAAACGTTGACGGAGGCACACACCCATCACAAGACAAAggaaacagagggagacagagacagaagcaaTAATGCAAAGCTGAAGCAGTGTGTCTTGGGATGGGTGTGAGCCTTTGAGAGTTTGCCAGCTGGGATTGTGGCaaggttttgtttattttctggctGTTACTAAACAGGCTCAAAATGGTGGCTAAGGGCAGCCGACCGTACcagaatcaaacaaaacagCGCCGTAACGGTAGTGAATGGCAGGGCGGGGAAAGCTGGTTTATTGTCCAATGACTTTGCTGACAAACGAGTCCAGCGCATCATCATCTTTGATCCCCACAAAATGGTCGACGACGTCACCTCCCCGTATGGCGATTACTGTCGGAACGGCAGACACCTGGAGACAGACCAGGTTAAGGGTTATAAAGACAAGACTAATAATATTGTGACTTAACAACATGCGATACATCAAGTACTGTGACTGCAAATTGTGTCCCTTTAGCAAAGTTTTATCAAAATTTCATTCACAGCAGATAACAATGGGCATTCTCTACAAACTACAAAAGTTTAGACggcaaattaaacaaatcagtAACGGCACAAAAATACTGCAAGTCTCACCCCATATTCGATAGCCAGGTCTGTGTGATCGTCTATGTCAACTTTTGCCATGGCAACACGGCCTTTCTGTTTTGCAACAGCCTTCTCCAGCCTTGGCCCAAGAATCTTACAGGGACCACACcacctaaaaacacacaaacagaaccaATGTCAAAGTGTTCATTCACGGAAAGACAGGAGTATTGAGGACAACCAGAACGAGGAGTATACGACTGTAAGCTACTGAAGATTTTAAAACATGGAGCAAATCGATTTAAATGCATGGTACAATctatttaactttaaaaaggTATAATAATCAATCAACCAATAAACAAAAACCTGGATAATAATTATGATATGGATTTGTACAGGACTTGTAAAGGTTTATAAAGTActagaccaaaaaaaaaaaaggaaaaacaaaaaggactACTGACAGGTAGAAACAtttcaacaataaaacaataggcctttttcacagcagacattttgacttgtcaaagcacaggtgttgctaataacattaacgatggctccgtTCGATTGCCCCAGTAAGCCGTGACACACCATGATACGAGGGGTGCTTTCCATTCAGCTAATTATTCTTCGTCCCCGTCCTCACTCCTCCGTCCTGTGACCCAGAAACCCATCGACGTTCCAATTCCTTAAATCTCGGAGGAGCGAGTCTACAGTATGATTGCAATACCGTAGATTTCTCTGTGGGAACGGGAATAACTCATgtttattcataaaaaaaaaaaaaatgatgtggTGTGAGATGTGCGTATAATCCGAATCGTGAATGATTCATATAAGCCAAGCTTTATCTACTACTTCTTCATCAgccaaaaagcttttttttccttcttcttttgCATTCCAAATGCATCTTGactcattcaaaaaaaaaaaaaaagtccaaactGTTCTTGTATACAGCTAAGTGGTTATTATTAGTCCTAAACTATCACCCTGAGCCTGAAATCAGACTTATTGTACCTGCAGCATTTCATAAACTAAAAATAGATTCGTGTCCATCCGGTTCTTTCAGtaattaagtcattttaatTGTCTATTGGAGTTATTTGTATCAGTCTCACTCCGTGATGTAGAGCATCAGTCATCAGGCGTTAGGTGTTGTCTGTTACTAGCACAGGTAAGATGCTGTGCGTCATGAGTAATTGCCGTCTCCTCAAAATGATGCTGGAGTGAGCGAGGATGTACAAACACATTCCTCTATCCTGCTGCGACAGGTCAACATGtcctctgtgaaaaaggcccatAGGTTAAAGAGGGCTTTATGCCAGTAGCTATACTTCAATTTTGAAATACTGAATAATGAGCCTctggtaattttgttttttataaaaacagGACCGATAAAACATGGAACAACAGAATTTATTGTGTCAAATAATCTAAAAGCTAGGGAGATGAAGACCCCTCTATAGGACGCAGCATATCCAGTGGCTGTCTTTCAGTAGCTGCTGTGTATCCTCACACGACTTGCGAGTGGAATCCCCACGGTCagttgtgtacatgtgtatttatttttaacagcacacacacacacacacacacacacacacacacacacacacacacacacacactatgtaacatttacagtaatttaaaGAGGCAGGGCAGCTGTAAAACAAGCCCAAACAACAGTCACAAATCTGTGTCAATACAGATTCTTTAATGTACTCCTGGATTAAACAGCTACACAGCGGTCTTCAATCCTGGCCATCATTGAGTATTGCTGGTTTTCTAGAATTACAGCATATTCACCTTGTGTAAAAACACAGCCTGGCTAATGACCAGCTGAAAGAATGATTTTAAACTTAGcatttattaaattttaaaGGCAATATCAGTGTCatctttaaaatctaaaaaccaCCTCCACATAGGTTTTTAAGTTGCTGTTATTTGCTTCATTAGTTGGCTCGATTTTACCTACTTCCACACCATTTTACCCCATCTACAGGACTGTAGCGCTGCCATTAGTTAGTCAATTACCCAGTCATTCAATCAACAGGAAATTTGTAGATTCTGATTGTTATGTGATTAATTATGCTAGTGATTagtagtaaaaagtaaaatgcaaAATACTATATTGTTCTTTGTCCTGAAATGCTAAAAGTTGCTTgcttttcttaatttctttataatttttttgaaaacattttagaaacacaaaactgatCTAATCCCACATGAAATTTGATCACTTTAATTTATCTATACCTTCATACAGTTGGTCTGTTAGGCCAGACAGTCAGTCATCTACAACCATCCCTCCCTGAGGTACTCACTGCGCATGGAAGTCAACTAGCACGGGCAGTTCGCTGTTGATGACCCTATCTGTGAAGTCCTCGTGGTCCTGAACATTGAAGGAGACTGCCCGGCGGGAGGTGTGAGGAAGGGAGCGAGGCAGAGTGCGTGacggagagaggaaggagaccCGGCTTGTGGCAGACTGCAGGGAGgtggaaaaagaagaggaggcgGTGGTGGCAGCGGATGCTGGGAGGCAGCGGATATCTTTCGCCGAGAGTGTCCAAATTCGACGTACTAGCAGCCTGTGAGCCATCTGTGCGAAAGACATCAGATAAAAGAACAGAAGGAGAATGTTGATTAATAGAGTTCATTGTGATATCAGGCCGGTTTGACACTGGCTGAGGTAAAAGTAGAGGGACTGCACAATGCTTTTACTGTACCACGAGAGAGGACACTTACGTAAGGCCAGCATGTTTACAGCCATTCTCTCATGCAGGGCGTACcatgggtttgtgtgttttcttgtatgATTTACAATTAACACAATAACCTACAgaattaattgataattaaaattagggctgcaaattaaacttttcattattgattaatgtgctgattattttcttactTTAGTTATTCAATAATTAATGTTTgaccgaccaacagtccaaaagccaaaaatattcagtttattatcattaaaaGACAAAGATGATCAGCAAATATTCTCTATTGAGAAGCCGAGACCAATGACTTTttagcatactgtatatacttaa
This genomic interval from Siniperca chuatsi isolate FFG_IHB_CAS linkage group LG21, ASM2008510v1, whole genome shotgun sequence contains the following:
- the txn2 gene encoding thioredoxin, mitochondrial isoform X2; translated protein: MAHRLLVRRIWTLSAKDIRCLPASAATTASSSFSTSLQSATSRVSFLSPSRTLPRSLPHTSRRAVSFNVQDHEDFTDRVINSELPVLVDFHAQWCGPCKILGPRLEKAVAKQKGRVAMAKVDIDDHTDLAIEYGVSAVPTVIAIRGGDVVDHFVGIKDDDALDSFVSKVIGQ
- the txn2 gene encoding thioredoxin, mitochondrial isoform X1, with the protein product MSFAQMAHRLLVRRIWTLSAKDIRCLPASAATTASSSFSTSLQSATSRVSFLSPSRTLPRSLPHTSRRAVSFNVQDHEDFTDRVINSELPVLVDFHAQWCGPCKILGPRLEKAVAKQKGRVAMAKVDIDDHTDLAIEYGVSAVPTVIAIRGGDVVDHFVGIKDDDALDSFVSKVIGQ